In the genome of Staphylococcus durrellii, one region contains:
- the dhaK gene encoding dihydroxyacetone kinase subunit DhaK has product MKKLVKDKTQYLQDMLAGLQVSSKNIEIISDTVVVKKEKKRQGPTLISGGGSGHEPAHAGFVANGMLDAAVCGEIFTSPTPDKILNAIKAVDNGDGVLLIVKNYAGDVMNFEMAQDMAKMEDINVAMVVVKDDISVDDVAQRRGVAGTVLVHKYAGYLAEQGDNLESIAQKVQQFVDGIKTIGMALTAPLVPTTGKYGFDIDDDEIEIGIGIHGERGISKEKIAPVDEIVDRLISELDKEIKEKEVIVMVNGMGGTPLSELDIVTKYVCENLANRDLNVKHWLVGEYMTSLDMQGFSITVVPHTDELETALEAHTDSRYFG; this is encoded by the coding sequence ATGAAAAAGTTAGTGAAAGACAAAACACAATATTTACAAGATATGCTAGCAGGTTTACAAGTATCTTCAAAGAATATCGAAATTATATCGGATACAGTCGTAGTTAAAAAAGAAAAAAAACGACAAGGTCCAACTTTGATATCAGGCGGAGGAAGTGGTCATGAACCGGCTCACGCAGGTTTCGTTGCCAATGGTATGTTAGATGCTGCGGTTTGTGGTGAAATTTTCACTTCACCTACGCCAGATAAAATTTTAAATGCCATTAAAGCAGTTGATAATGGGGATGGTGTATTACTAATAGTAAAAAACTATGCCGGAGATGTAATGAACTTTGAAATGGCACAAGATATGGCGAAAATGGAAGATATAAATGTCGCTATGGTGGTAGTCAAAGATGATATATCCGTTGATGACGTTGCGCAAAGACGCGGTGTAGCTGGTACAGTATTGGTGCACAAATATGCTGGGTACCTAGCTGAACAAGGTGACAATCTTGAGAGCATTGCACAAAAAGTGCAACAGTTTGTAGATGGTATTAAAACAATAGGCATGGCTTTGACAGCGCCGTTAGTTCCAACTACTGGTAAATATGGGTTCGATATCGACGATGATGAAATTGAAATTGGTATTGGTATCCATGGCGAAAGAGGTATATCAAAAGAAAAAATAGCACCAGTTGATGAGATTGTAGATAGATTAATAAGCGAATTAGATAAAGAAATCAAGGAAAAAGAAGTAATTGTTATGGTAAATGGTATGGGAGGCACACCACTTTCTGAATTAGACATTGTTACGAAATATGTATGTGAAAATCTAGCCAACCGTGATTTAAACGTCAAACATTGGTTAGTCGGTGAGTATATGACTTCATTAGATATGCAAGGATTTTCAATCACAGTAGTGCCACATACTGATGAACTTGAAACAGCATTAGAGGCTCATACAGATAGTCGTTATTTTGGATAG
- the dhaM gene encoding dihydroxyacetone kinase phosphoryl donor subunit DhaM, translating into MTAIVIVSHSEDIAQGTKALLAQMAQSVTVIAQGGTNGGIGTSFDDIEQTLNSLEEDAICFYDIGSAEMNLDMAIEMYEGGYRLEKATAPIVEGSFTAAVKLSIDGSIDETLEELKNNFTK; encoded by the coding sequence ATGACAGCAATTGTAATAGTTAGTCATAGTGAAGATATTGCACAAGGTACCAAAGCATTGTTAGCTCAAATGGCGCAAAGTGTAACTGTAATCGCTCAAGGAGGTACTAACGGAGGTATTGGTACATCTTTTGACGATATCGAACAAACGCTAAATTCATTAGAAGAAGACGCCATTTGTTTTTATGATATTGGTTCAGCAGAAATGAACTTAGATATGGCAATTGAAATGTATGAAGGGGGGTATAGACTAGAAAAAGCAACTGCGCCTATAGTTGAAGGTAGCTTTACTGCGGCAGTTAAATTATCAATTGATGGTTCAATTGATGAAACGTTAGAAGAATTAAAAAATAATTTCACTAAATAA
- the dhaL gene encoding dihydroxyacetone kinase subunit DhaL, whose protein sequence is MDVQTLAQNLLNLVDTFTQQEDNLTELDRAIGDGDHGVNMLRGFKALPDKIDTQSVGSILKSTGMTLMSNIGGASGPLYGFSFVKMSQVAEEEITSENLKQLLIAFSDAIAERGKVTLNEKTMFDVIERTRQAVENEEAVTLEMLQGFADDTRDMVATKGRAAYFKEESKGHIDPGAQSSVYILNALIGDE, encoded by the coding sequence ATGGACGTACAAACTTTAGCGCAAAATTTATTGAATTTAGTCGATACATTTACACAGCAAGAAGATAACTTAACAGAATTAGATAGAGCAATCGGTGATGGTGATCATGGTGTAAACATGTTGCGAGGATTCAAAGCATTACCGGATAAAATTGATACACAATCTGTAGGTTCAATACTAAAATCAACAGGTATGACATTGATGTCTAATATTGGTGGCGCATCAGGACCATTATATGGATTTAGTTTTGTTAAAATGTCTCAAGTAGCTGAAGAAGAAATAACTTCTGAAAATTTAAAACAATTACTGATTGCTTTTTCAGATGCTATTGCTGAAAGAGGTAAAGTGACTTTAAACGAAAAAACTATGTTCGATGTGATTGAACGTACAAGACAGGCCGTTGAAAATGAAGAAGCAGTCACATTGGAAATGTTACAAGGTTTTGCTGACGATACAAGAGATATGGTTGCTACTAAAGGAAGAGCAGCTTATTTTAAAGAAGAATCAAAAGGACACATCGATCCAGGTGCACAAAGCAGTGTGTATATTTTAAATGCTTTAATAGGAGATGAATAA
- a CDS encoding FecCD family ABC transporter permease, with amino-acid sequence MINPKLRHKQWLTMIILLILLLLACAWSMTSGEYKMTMAEFFKTLFGQGNYTDSLILLDFRLPRMLITILAGVALAISGGVIQSVTRNPLAEPGILGINAGSGFAIALFIVIGQVSADNFVYVLPIISMIGGVVTALLIFSFSYNKGEGITPASMVLVGVGLATALSGGSLTLMSKFDKDQSEFIASWLAGNIWGDEWSFVIAFVPWLIIIIPYLLMKSNVLNLLNVHENIAQGVGVTVSRERIVLLVLAVILSSAAVSVAGAIGFIGLMGPHIAKSIVGPRHQLFLPISIVIGALLLVVSDTVGQVILQPSGIPAGIIVAIIGAPYFLYLMYKSKTV; translated from the coding sequence ATGATTAATCCTAAATTAAGACATAAGCAGTGGCTGACAATGATTATATTATTAATATTATTATTGTTAGCATGTGCTTGGAGCATGACCTCTGGCGAATATAAAATGACGATGGCAGAATTCTTTAAAACTCTATTTGGGCAAGGGAACTATACAGACTCATTAATATTACTTGATTTCAGATTACCAAGAATGCTAATTACAATATTGGCTGGTGTTGCCTTAGCAATAAGCGGTGGAGTTATTCAAAGTGTTACACGCAATCCATTAGCTGAGCCAGGGATTTTAGGTATCAATGCTGGCAGTGGTTTCGCTATTGCTTTATTTATTGTTATAGGGCAAGTTAGCGCAGATAATTTTGTCTACGTATTACCAATTATTAGTATGATTGGTGGAGTTGTTACTGCATTATTAATCTTCAGCTTTAGTTACAACAAAGGAGAAGGGATTACACCTGCCAGTATGGTACTTGTCGGTGTAGGACTTGCTACTGCTCTAAGTGGTGGTTCGTTGACACTAATGTCTAAGTTTGATAAAGATCAGTCGGAGTTTATAGCGTCTTGGTTAGCTGGGAATATATGGGGAGATGAATGGTCTTTCGTTATAGCCTTTGTACCATGGTTAATCATTATAATTCCTTATTTATTGATGAAATCTAATGTATTAAATTTACTAAATGTACATGAAAACATTGCACAAGGTGTAGGAGTCACAGTAAGTAGAGAACGTATTGTATTGTTAGTATTAGCAGTAATTTTATCTTCTGCGGCAGTATCGGTCGCAGGTGCTATAGGTTTTATTGGATTGATGGGACCACATATTGCTAAATCTATTGTTGGTCCACGGCATCAATTATTTTTACCTATATCAATTGTTATCGGTGCATTGTTATTAGTAGTTTCAGACACTGTAGGGCAAGTAATACTACAACCAAGCGGTATACCGGCCGGCATAATTGTCGCAATTATTGGTGCACCTTATTTCTTATACTTAATGTACAAATCAAAAACAGTATAA